A stretch of Prunus dulcis chromosome 6, ALMONDv2, whole genome shotgun sequence DNA encodes these proteins:
- the LOC117633174 gene encoding RNA polymerase II-associated protein 3 isoform X2, with product MARAPNKHGRDQALDFQGFLSDLQDWELSLKDKDKKMRPQDSHQEKLKTRDLGTSSGNYDYSRNLDSINTMSSSFISEDSLPDAASEKELGNEYFKQKKFREAIDCYSRSIALSPSAVAYANRAMAYIKIKSFQEAEDDCTEALNLDDRYIKAYSRRATARKELGKLKESIEDAEFALRLEPQNQEIKKQYTEAKSLYDKTILQKASGAQENSVQEMRKVGKLDTKVNGQSIQPVSSSAQITEMTAVQDHTKRNNTTRNPEVKASVQELASRAASRVKAVAAEKITPPNSAYQFEVSWRGFSGDNARQTSLLKAISPSALPQIFKNALTVPILLDIIKCVATFFVEEMDLAVNYLENLTRVPRFDTLIMFLSSSDNADLVKIWDEVFHNEATPFEYAEKLDNLHTKYCLKR from the exons ATGGCCAGAGCTCCAAATAAGCACGGTCGCGATCAAGCGCTG GATTTCCAGGGGTTTTTGAGTGACTTGCAGGACTGGGAGCTTTCTCTCAAGGACAAGGACAAAAAAATGAGGCCACAAGATTCACACCAGGAAAAGCTG AAGACTAGAGATTTAGGAACTAGTTCGGGGAATTATGACTACTCGAGGAATTTAGATTCAATCAATACAATGTCAAGCAGTTTCATTTCGGAAGATAGTCTTCCCGATGCTGCTTCAGAGAAAGAATTG GGTAATGAGTATTTTAAGCAGAAGAAGTTTAGGGAAGCTATTGACTGCTATTCAAGAAGCATTGCTTTGTCTCCGTCTGCAGTAGCTTATGCAAATAGAGCAATGGcatatataaaaatcaaaag TTTCCAGGAAGCTGAGGATGACTGTACTGAGGCCTTGAATTTGGATGATCGTTATATAAAAGCATACTCACGACGTGCAACGGCTAGAAAAGAACTTGGAAAACTTAAAGAATCAATTGAGG ATGCTGAGTTTGCCCTGAGGTTGGAGCCTCAGAACCAAGAAATCAAGAAACAATACACTGAGGCCAAATCTTTGTATGATAAA ACAATTCTTCAGAAGGCATCTGGAGCACAGGAAAATTCTGTACAAGAAATGCGGAAAGTGGGAAAGTTGGATACCAAAGTGAACGGACAAAGCATCCAGCCTGTCTCCAGCAGTGCTCAAATAACAGAAATGACTGCAGTTCAAGATCACACTAAG AGAAATAACACAACTAGGAATCCAGAGGTGAAGGCATCGGTACAAGAGCTTGCTTCTCGAGCTGCTTCCCGAGTCAAGGCTGTGGCTGCGGAAAAGATCACACCACCAAATTCGGCATATCAATTTGAGGTTTCTTGGCGAGGATTCTCTGGAGATAATGCTCGACAGACTAGCCTGTTGAAG GCTATATCTCCAAGTGCATTGCCGCAGATATTCAAAAATGCTTTGACTGTTCCCATACTTCTTGACATTATCAAGTGTGTGGCAACCTTTTTCGT TGAAGAAATGGATTTGGCCGTCAATTATTTGGAGAACTTAACCAGGGTTCCAAGATTTGACACACTCATCATGTTTCTTTCATCCTCAGACAACGCTG ATCTTGTTAAGATATGGGATGAAGTGTTTCACAATGAGGCAACTCCGTTTGAGTATGCCGAGAAGCTTGATAACCTGCATACAAAGTACTGCCTCAAGCGATGA
- the LOC117631618 gene encoding protein SEMI-ROLLED LEAF 2 encodes MGIISRKLFPACESMCICCPAMRSRSRQPVKRYKKLLAEIFPKSPDGPPNERKIVKLCEYAAKNPFRIPKIVKYLEDRCYKELRLEHIKFINIVAEAYNKLLCLCKEQMAYFAVSLLSVVTELLDNPKQDPLRILGCQTLTRFIFSQTDGTYTHTIESLVHRVCKLARESGEDHQRRCLRASSLQCLSAMVQFMAEFSYIFVDFDEIVHVTLDNYEPDTHIEDDERGEPHHNWVDEVVRSEGRVGVVGADASPSCKIIRPRPEKKDPSLLTREEIETPKVWAQICIQRMIELAKESTTMRRVLDPMFVYFDSGHHWVPCQGLAMLVLSDMSYFMEASGNQKLILAYVIRHLDHKNISHDPQLKSYVVQVASALASQIRSGAVLAEIGFVSDLCRHLRKSLQATAESVGEQESNINIMLQNSIEDCLLEIARGIGNVGPLFDMMALTLEKLPSGVVARATIASLMIVAHMTSLALTSSRLQQVFPESLLVQLLKVMVHPDVEVRVGAHQIFSILLIPNSNRPRHDVASLRSGFVYQSRGGHSNTESTFASITARLEKLRREKDGSKAEKHGNNCCDDFKDRDAAEEDWKQGRARKNSPNFYKISSIIDKTAGSVSLSEPEPYAMKFSEDQVAHLLSAFWIQANFSDNLPSNVEAIAHSFILVLISSHLKNPTDNLMVRVIQLLLSLRNTSLDLNNGMSPPACQRSLLVLSIGMLMFVAKIYHIPGLNDLLKSLIPYDVDPYLGISDDLQVYVKADADVSKYGSVTDNQMARSLLCDLRNKIYESDNVIVEILVQFLSNVTEMEAEDVRNQLSESFTPDDAFMFGPESMLEFDQNRMAGHSKYSLSFDGEFLTNSSVEDDATSEASVADLSRFIPRMPSSTSIAHVISIGQLMESALEVAGQVAGTSISTSPLPYNTMASQCEALGTGTRKKLSNWLAHENHQSSVRDKLFVAFPADGPTALEKIISETEPTQGAALPQDPWLAVRLPPASPFDNFLKAAGC; translated from the exons ATGGGGATCATCTCCAGAAAGCTTTTCCCAGCGTGTGAGAGCATGTGCATATGCTGCCCTGCTATGAGGTCAAGATCTAGACAACCTGTTAAGCGTTACAAAAAGCTGCTGGCAGAAATCTTTCCAAAGTCTCCT GATGGCCCTCCCAATGAAAGGAAAATTGTTAAATTATGTGAGTATGCTGCCAAAAATCCTTTCCGTATCCCAAAG ATTGTCAAATATCTTGAAGATAGGTGTTACAAAGAGCTAAGACTGGAGCACATCAAATTCATCAATATTGTTGCAGAGGCTTACAACAAGTTGCTTTGCCTGTGTAAAGAGCAGAT GGCATATTTTGCAGTCAGTCTGCTGAGTGTGGTTACTGAGCTCCTGGACAACCCCAAGCAAGATCCTCTGCGCATACTTGGATGCCAAACCCTAACGAGGTTCATCTTTAGTCAG ACAGATGGCACTTACACACATACCATTGAGAGTTTGGTTCATAGAGTATGTAAGCTTGCTCGTGAAAGCGGTGAAGATCATCAAAGACGCTGCTTGAGAGCATCGAGCTTGCAGTGCCTTTCTGCCATG GTGCAATTCATGGCagaattttcatatatttttgttgattttgacGAG ATTGTACATGTCACCTTGGATAACTATGAGCCTGATACACATATTGAAGATGATGAGAGAGGGGAGCCACATCATAATTGGGTGGATGAAGTAGTTCGAAGTGAAGGCAGAGTTGGTGTAGTTGGCGCTGATGCTAGCCCAAGCTGCAAGATCATCAGGCCACGACCAGAAAAGAAGGATCCTTCTCTTCTGACAAG AGAAGAGATAGAGACACCAAAAGTCTGGGCTCAAATTTGTATTCAGAGAATGATTGAATTAGCCAAGGAGAGCACAACAATGCGTCGAGTATTGGATCCAATGTTTGTCTACTTTGATTCTGGGCACCACTGGGTTCCTTGTCAAGGGTTGGCCATGCTGGTTTTGTCTGATATGTCATACTTCATGGAGGCTTCAG GGAATCAGAAGTTGATTTTAGCCTATGTGATTCGTCATCTTGACCATAAAAACATTTCACATGATCCGCAACTCAAATCTTATGTCGTTCAAGTTGCTAGTGCTTTGGCTAGTCAGATTCGATCTGGAGCAGTCCTGGCAGAAATTGGATTTGTCTCTGACCTATGTAGGCATTTGAGGAAGAGTCTTCAAGCCACTGCTGAATCAGTTGGAGAGCAAGAATCAAACATTAACATCATGCTACAAAATTCCATTGAAGATTGCTTACTAGAAATTGCCAGAGGG attggCAATGTTGGACCACTATTTGACATGATGGCTTTAACTCTGGAGAAGCTGCCATCTGGAGTCGTTGCCAGGGCAACCATTGCATCATTAATGATTGTTGCTCACATGACCTCATTAGCATTGACCTCTTCACGTTTGCAGCAG gttTTTCCCGAGTCCCTTCTTGTTCAACTTTTGAAAGTAATGGTGCATCCAGATGTTGAGGTGCGTGTTGGAGCACACCAGATATTTTCTATCCTTCTCATTCCAAATTCTAACCGGCCCCGACATGACGTTGCGTCTCTACGATCTGGTTTTGTATACCAATCAAGAGGAGGGCACTCGAATACAGAATCGACCTTTGCTTCAATTACAGCTAGGCTTGAAAAGCTGAGGAGGGAAAAAGATGGGTCCAAAGCAGAAAAGCATGGGAATAATTGTTGTGATGATTTTAAAGATAGAGACGCTGCCGAAGAAGACTGGAAGCAGGGACGTGCCCGCAAGAACTCCCCTAATTTCTACAAAATTAGCTCTATTATTGACAAGACAGCTGGATCAGTCAGCTTATCAGAGCCA GAACCGTATGCTATGAAGTTTAGTGAGGATCAAGTAGCACACTTGCTGTCTGCTTTTTGGATACAAGCCAATTTCTCGGATAATTTGCCTTCAAATGTTGAAGCCATTGCTCATTCTTTCATTTTAGTGCTTATTTCCTCACATTTGAAG AATCCAACTGACAACCTTATGGTTCGTGTTATTCAACTTCTGCTGTCTCTGAGGAATACGTCCCTTGATCTTAACAATG GTATGTCTCCTCCAGCATGTCAGAGATCTCTCCTTGTACTATCAATTGGCATGTTGATGTTTGTGGCTAAGATCTATCACATTCCTGGTCTGAATGATCTGTTGAAGTCATTAATACCATATGAT GTTGATCCATATTTGGGCATCAGTGATGATCTTCAAGTTTATGTAAAGGCTGATGCAGATGTTAGTAAATACGGATCTGTTACTGATAACCAGATGGCTAGATCATTACTATGTGATTTGCGGAACAAGATATATGAATCCGACAATGTCATAGTGGAAATCTTAGTTCAGTTTCTATCAAACGTTACTGAG aTGGAGGCAGAAGATGTGAGGAACCAACTTTCAGAGTCATTCACACCTGATGATGCATTCATGTTTGGTCCAGAATCAATGCTTGAATTTGACCAAAATCGAATGGCTGGCCATTCAAAATATTCACTGTCCTTTGATGGG GAATTTCTAACAAATTCATcagtggaggatgatgcaacaAGTGAAGCATCTGTTGCTGACCTCTCTCGTTTCATTCCCAGAATGCCATCATCCACCTCTATTGCCCATGTTATCAGCATTGGACAGCTTATGGAATCC GCACTTGAGGTGGCCGGCCAAGTAGCGGGAACATCAATCTCCACATCGCCGCTCCCATACAACACCATGGCAAGCCAGTGCGAAGCACTTGGAACAGGGACAAGGAAGAAGCTCTCTAACTGGTTGGCCCATGAAAATCATCAGAGCAGTGTCCGTGACAAATTGTTTGTGGCCTTTCCTGCAGATGGCCCCACAGCACTCGAGAAG ATAATTAGTGAGACTGAGCCTACTCAGGGAGCTGCATTGCCACAGGATCCCTGGCTAGCTGTGAGGCTGCCTCCTGCTAGTCCATTTGACAACTTCCTCAAGGCAGCTGGATGTTAG
- the LOC117633174 gene encoding RNA polymerase II-associated protein 3 isoform X1 encodes MARAPNKHGRDQALDFQGFLSDLQDWELSLKDKDKKMRPQDSHQEKLKTRDLGTSSGNYDYSRNLDSINTMSSSFISEDSLPDAASEKELGNEYFKQKKFREAIDCYSRSIALSPSAVAYANRAMAYIKIKSFQEAEDDCTEALNLDDRYIKAYSRRATARKELGKLKESIEDAEFALRLEPQNQEIKKQYTEAKSLYDKTILQKASGAQENSVQEMRKVGKLDTKVNGQSIQPVSSSAQITEMTAVQDHTKVSRMRNNTTRNPEVKASVQELASRAASRVKAVAAEKITPPNSAYQFEVSWRGFSGDNARQTSLLKAISPSALPQIFKNALTVPILLDIIKCVATFFVEEMDLAVNYLENLTRVPRFDTLIMFLSSSDNADLVKIWDEVFHNEATPFEYAEKLDNLHTKYCLKR; translated from the exons ATGGCCAGAGCTCCAAATAAGCACGGTCGCGATCAAGCGCTG GATTTCCAGGGGTTTTTGAGTGACTTGCAGGACTGGGAGCTTTCTCTCAAGGACAAGGACAAAAAAATGAGGCCACAAGATTCACACCAGGAAAAGCTG AAGACTAGAGATTTAGGAACTAGTTCGGGGAATTATGACTACTCGAGGAATTTAGATTCAATCAATACAATGTCAAGCAGTTTCATTTCGGAAGATAGTCTTCCCGATGCTGCTTCAGAGAAAGAATTG GGTAATGAGTATTTTAAGCAGAAGAAGTTTAGGGAAGCTATTGACTGCTATTCAAGAAGCATTGCTTTGTCTCCGTCTGCAGTAGCTTATGCAAATAGAGCAATGGcatatataaaaatcaaaag TTTCCAGGAAGCTGAGGATGACTGTACTGAGGCCTTGAATTTGGATGATCGTTATATAAAAGCATACTCACGACGTGCAACGGCTAGAAAAGAACTTGGAAAACTTAAAGAATCAATTGAGG ATGCTGAGTTTGCCCTGAGGTTGGAGCCTCAGAACCAAGAAATCAAGAAACAATACACTGAGGCCAAATCTTTGTATGATAAA ACAATTCTTCAGAAGGCATCTGGAGCACAGGAAAATTCTGTACAAGAAATGCGGAAAGTGGGAAAGTTGGATACCAAAGTGAACGGACAAAGCATCCAGCCTGTCTCCAGCAGTGCTCAAATAACAGAAATGACTGCAGTTCAAGATCACACTAAGGTGTCAAGAATG AGAAATAACACAACTAGGAATCCAGAGGTGAAGGCATCGGTACAAGAGCTTGCTTCTCGAGCTGCTTCCCGAGTCAAGGCTGTGGCTGCGGAAAAGATCACACCACCAAATTCGGCATATCAATTTGAGGTTTCTTGGCGAGGATTCTCTGGAGATAATGCTCGACAGACTAGCCTGTTGAAG GCTATATCTCCAAGTGCATTGCCGCAGATATTCAAAAATGCTTTGACTGTTCCCATACTTCTTGACATTATCAAGTGTGTGGCAACCTTTTTCGT TGAAGAAATGGATTTGGCCGTCAATTATTTGGAGAACTTAACCAGGGTTCCAAGATTTGACACACTCATCATGTTTCTTTCATCCTCAGACAACGCTG ATCTTGTTAAGATATGGGATGAAGTGTTTCACAATGAGGCAACTCCGTTTGAGTATGCCGAGAAGCTTGATAACCTGCATACAAAGTACTGCCTCAAGCGATGA
- the LOC117633174 gene encoding RNA polymerase II-associated protein 3 isoform X3: protein MARAPNKHGRDQALDWELSLKDKDKKMRPQDSHQEKLKTRDLGTSSGNYDYSRNLDSINTMSSSFISEDSLPDAASEKELGNEYFKQKKFREAIDCYSRSIALSPSAVAYANRAMAYIKIKSFQEAEDDCTEALNLDDRYIKAYSRRATARKELGKLKESIEDAEFALRLEPQNQEIKKQYTEAKSLYDKTILQKASGAQENSVQEMRKVGKLDTKVNGQSIQPVSSSAQITEMTAVQDHTKVSRMRNNTTRNPEVKASVQELASRAASRVKAVAAEKITPPNSAYQFEVSWRGFSGDNARQTSLLKAISPSALPQIFKNALTVPILLDIIKCVATFFVEEMDLAVNYLENLTRVPRFDTLIMFLSSSDNADLVKIWDEVFHNEATPFEYAEKLDNLHTKYCLKR from the exons ATGGCCAGAGCTCCAAATAAGCACGGTCGCGATCAAGCGCTG GACTGGGAGCTTTCTCTCAAGGACAAGGACAAAAAAATGAGGCCACAAGATTCACACCAGGAAAAGCTG AAGACTAGAGATTTAGGAACTAGTTCGGGGAATTATGACTACTCGAGGAATTTAGATTCAATCAATACAATGTCAAGCAGTTTCATTTCGGAAGATAGTCTTCCCGATGCTGCTTCAGAGAAAGAATTG GGTAATGAGTATTTTAAGCAGAAGAAGTTTAGGGAAGCTATTGACTGCTATTCAAGAAGCATTGCTTTGTCTCCGTCTGCAGTAGCTTATGCAAATAGAGCAATGGcatatataaaaatcaaaag TTTCCAGGAAGCTGAGGATGACTGTACTGAGGCCTTGAATTTGGATGATCGTTATATAAAAGCATACTCACGACGTGCAACGGCTAGAAAAGAACTTGGAAAACTTAAAGAATCAATTGAGG ATGCTGAGTTTGCCCTGAGGTTGGAGCCTCAGAACCAAGAAATCAAGAAACAATACACTGAGGCCAAATCTTTGTATGATAAA ACAATTCTTCAGAAGGCATCTGGAGCACAGGAAAATTCTGTACAAGAAATGCGGAAAGTGGGAAAGTTGGATACCAAAGTGAACGGACAAAGCATCCAGCCTGTCTCCAGCAGTGCTCAAATAACAGAAATGACTGCAGTTCAAGATCACACTAAGGTGTCAAGAATG AGAAATAACACAACTAGGAATCCAGAGGTGAAGGCATCGGTACAAGAGCTTGCTTCTCGAGCTGCTTCCCGAGTCAAGGCTGTGGCTGCGGAAAAGATCACACCACCAAATTCGGCATATCAATTTGAGGTTTCTTGGCGAGGATTCTCTGGAGATAATGCTCGACAGACTAGCCTGTTGAAG GCTATATCTCCAAGTGCATTGCCGCAGATATTCAAAAATGCTTTGACTGTTCCCATACTTCTTGACATTATCAAGTGTGTGGCAACCTTTTTCGT TGAAGAAATGGATTTGGCCGTCAATTATTTGGAGAACTTAACCAGGGTTCCAAGATTTGACACACTCATCATGTTTCTTTCATCCTCAGACAACGCTG ATCTTGTTAAGATATGGGATGAAGTGTTTCACAATGAGGCAACTCCGTTTGAGTATGCCGAGAAGCTTGATAACCTGCATACAAAGTACTGCCTCAAGCGATGA